One Dioscorea cayenensis subsp. rotundata cultivar TDr96_F1 chromosome 15, TDr96_F1_v2_PseudoChromosome.rev07_lg8_w22 25.fasta, whole genome shotgun sequence genomic region harbors:
- the LOC120277457 gene encoding sphingosine kinase 1-like, whose translation MASKTQTQAQALTERIQVDGDPVEAVLDHGTGELRWRSGDDDRRLFVESEMLGIEMKGMIITIRAFVDAPERCCFVSSSGRRVRRDFLLEMPSETSAMIWTERLKDCIDSLGRPKRLFIIVNPFGGKKVAPQIFQNEVRPLMEAAGILYTVQETNHRLHAQEIAQSMNLDQYDGIVCVSGDGILAEVVNGLLQREDWHTAIKMPLGIVPAGTSNGMAKSLLDSVGQVYSISNAAFSIIRGHTRKLDVASILQGEAQFFSVLMLTWGFMADVDIESEKYRWMGSARIGFYSLLRVMNLRKYHGCVKFVPAPGYELYGEPLCQDEISKDNPHMQESRGGSRVQHYHGPQTSLQGMEWRSINGPFVLVCLNNVPWPVEDVLLAPEAKFSDGYLDMTIIRDCPKTALLMMLLKMDEGDHVKSDYVMHLKVKALRLEPGQCVGNPKKGGIVDCDGEIIARGEDACSCHQQDSLMAYGPPIQVTVDKGLATIFSPRDVCGFESL comes from the exons ATGGCAAGCAAAACCCAAACCCAAGCCCAAGCGCTGACTGAGAGAATCCAAGTGGACGGGGATCCAGTGGAGGCTGTCTTGGACCATGGCACCGGCGAGCTGCGGTGGCGGAGCGGTGATGATGATAGGCGCCTCTTTGTGGAGTCGGAGATGCTAGGAATCGAGATGAAGGGGATGATTATTACTATTAGGGCCTTTGTGGATGCACCCGAGAGGTGCTGCTTTGTTTCGAGCTCCGGCAGGAGAGTGAGAAGGGATTTCCTGCTAGAGATGCCGTCTGAGACTTCCGCGATGATTTGGACCGAGAGGCTCAAAGATTGCATCGATTCCCTTG GCAGACCAAAGAGGTTATTTATAATTGTAAACCCATTTGGTGGGAAGAAGGTGGCGCCACAAATATTCCAAAACGAAGTCAGACCATTAATGGAAGCTGCCGGAATCCTTTACACAGTGCAAG AAACCAATCACCGGCTACATGCTCAAGAAATAGCTCAGAGTATGAACCTTGATCAATACGATGGGATTGTATGTGTCAGTGGAGATGGTATTCTTGCGGAG GTAGTTAATGGTTTGCTTCAAAGAGAAGATTGGCACACTGCAATTAAAATGCCTCTAGGGATAGTCCCAGcag GCACGTCCAATGGCATGGCAAAATCTCTTCTGGATTCAGTTGGCCAAGTGTACTCAATATCTAATGCTGCATTTTCCATTATTAGAG GTCATACACGTAAGCTAGATGTTGCTTCCATCTTGCAAGGAGAGGCACAGTTTTTCAGTGTCTTGATGCTTACCTGGG GTTTCATGGCAGATGTTGATATTGAGTCAGAGAAGTATAGGTGGATGGGCAGTGCTCGGATAGGCTTTTAT AGTTTATTGCGTGTGATGAACTTGAGAAAGTATCATGGGTGTGTAAAATTCGTGCCTGCTCCTGGTTATGAGTTATATGGGGAGCCCCTGTGCCAGGATGAAATTAGCAAGGATAATCCACACATGCAAGAAAGCAGGGGTGGTTCTAGAGTTCAGCATTACCACGGTCCTCAGACTTCTCTGCAGGGAATGGAATGGAGATCAATTAATGGTCcttttgttttagtttgtttgaaTAATGTGCCTTGGCCTGTCGAGGATGTCTTGTTAGCACCTGAAGCTAAG TTCTCGGATGGCTACTTGGACATGACTATAATCAGGGACTGCCCGAAAACAGCCCTTCTGATGATGCTACTGAAAATGGATGAAGGTGACCATGTCAAGTCAGACTATGTTATGCATCTCAAG GTGAAAGCATTGAGACTAGAGCCAGGACAGTGTGTGGGGAATCCAAAGAAAGGAGGTATAGTAGACTGTGATGGAGAAATCATTGCAAGGGGAGAAGATGCTTGTTCTTGTCACCAGCAAGACTCCCTGATGGCTTATGGCCCTCCCATTCAGGTGACAGTGGACAAAGGTTTAGCCACCATATTTTCTCCAAG GGATGTTTGTGGTTTTGAGAGTCTTTGA
- the LOC120277460 gene encoding LOW QUALITY PROTEIN: myosin-2-like (The sequence of the model RefSeq protein was modified relative to this genomic sequence to represent the inferred CDS: deleted 1 base in 1 codon) → MPSAVVLAPTISSRSSLELMLDLIQKRDEQPKDEPPALPARPTSRGRLPSSKRSLPLNFSIGSIAPEPVSKSSKERADKEIAPENRVSGNNNVVKSDHLEDEDHPFVNMPELESYEGVVRMFLLWILPTVNNLGCDHNVDTLLKKIVKSEDAKHQGLHHIIRVQKYIRGVQTRRHYEELKRGVTMLQSFIRGERARREFELVLKRWGSVLVIQKFLKGWIARRTFSNHKQHIIRIQSAARGWLTRKQLIILKNLKLSELNQTNSNRSIQEIKDSNMGHLWVRRSVVDELEMRVLKAEALLSQKEEDHVTFQHRFEQYEAKMKSMEEMWQKQLMSLQRNPSKKHTGVHQAISTETQRQSLDAEVALREKEEENAKLREQLQQYEMRWSEYDIKMKSMEEMWQKQMASLQLSLAAARKSLVADDLVSPPERPSSPLLCPLYDSESTLSVEARSPDPALAKQPQLSIGLGGNPHDTQNEVSLLVKEFEQNKQVFEESTRFLVAAKSQQPNSCMNPDEDLRRLKIQFSSWEKDYKIRLREAKSALKKLGNARSDKPRKKWWFRGTA, encoded by the exons ATGCCCTCCGCCGTTGTGCTGGCTCCTACTATCTCCAGCAGGAGCTCACTGGAGCTGATGCTGGACTTGATCCAGAAGAGGGACGAGCAGCCTAAGGATGAGCCGCCAGCTTTGCCGGCCAGGCCCACCTCACGAGGCCGATTGCCCTCTTCCAAGAGGTCTTTGCCTCTAAACTTCAGTATTGGCAGTATAGCTCCTGAACCTGTCTCTAAGAGCTCAAAGGAAAGAGCAGATAAGGAGATAGCGCCTGAAAACAGGGTTTCTGGAAACAACAACGTTGTGAAGTCGGACCACTTGGAAGATGAAGATCATCCATTCGTTAACATGCCAGAATTAGAGAGCTACGAGGGCGTTGT GAGGATGTTTCTGTTGTGGATTCTGCCCACAGTGAATAATCTTGGTTGCGACCATAATGTTGATACCCTTCTGAAGAAG ATTGTCAAATCTGAAGATGCTAAACATCAAGGTTTACATCATATCATTAGAGTTCAGAAATATATCCGTGGTGTTCAAACTCGGCGTCACTATGAAGAACTCAAGAGAGGAGTTACTATGCTTCAGTCAT TTATTCGTGGTGAAAGAGCTAGGCGTGAATTTGAACTTGTTCTGAAGAGGTGGGGGTCAGTACTTGTCATACAGAAATTTCTCAAAGGGTGGATTGCTAGAAGAACATTCAGTAACCATAAGCAACACATCATTCGTATACAATCTG CTGCGCGTGGCTGGCTGACAAGAAAGCAACTCATTATTCTTAAAAATCTGAAATTGTCAGAGCTGAATCAGACTAATTCAAACAGGAGTATTCAAGAAATCAAG GATTCAAACATGGGTCATCTTTGGGTTCGCCGTTCAGTTGTGGACGAACTTGAAATGCGTGTATTGAAGGCAGAAGCATTATTAAGTCAAAAGGAAGAGGACCATGTTACGTTCCAGCACCGATTTGAACAGTATGAGGCAAAAATGAAGTCAATGGAGGAGATGTGGCAGAAGCAGTTGATGTCATTGCAG AGGAACCCTAGTAAGAAGCATACTGGGGTGCATCAAGCTATTTCAACAGAAACCCAGAGGCAGAGTTTGGATGCAGAAGTAGCATtgagggaaaaagaagaagagaatgccAAATTGCGAGAACAACTGCAACAATATGAGATGAGATGGAGTGAGTATGATATAAAAATGAAGTCTATGGAAGAAATGTGGCAGAAACAAATGGCATCCTTGCAG CTGAGTCTAGCTGCTGCAAGAAAGAGCCTGGTTGCTGATGATTTGGTGAGCCCCCCAGAGAGGCCTTCTTCACCGCTGCTTTGCCCCTTATATGACTCAGAGAGTACCCTCTCTGTGGAAGCGCGCTCACCCGACCCTGCACTTGCTAAACAGCCTCAGTTGAGTATTGGCTTGGGGGGAAATCCTCATGACACGCAGAATGAAGTTAGTCTGCTAGTGAAGGAATTTGAACAGAATAAACAGGTGTTCGAGGAAAGCACTAGATTCCTTGTTGCAGCCAAATCTCAGCAACCGAATTCTTGCATGAACCCTGATGAGGATCTTCGGAGACTCAAGATTCAGTTTTCTTCGTGGGAGAAGGATTATAAGATTCGATTGCGTGAGGCCAAATCAGCACTTAAAAAACTTGGAAACGCACGATCAGATAAACCGCGAAAGAAGTGGTGGTTCAGAGGTACAGCATGA
- the LOC120277877 gene encoding sphingosine kinase 1-like has product MGYENGSEITLTELIRIDGALTKASLDVGVGKLRWLSGEKRFLEVESEVLGFETQGTRITIKAFVGETKGSSCGKSNGKRARRDFVLEMPTEECAVTWSEKLRNLINSFGRPRRLYILLNPYGGKKCARKIFHNEVRPLLEASDILYTLQETNYQLHAQEIAHKLELLKYDGIVCVSGDGVLVEVVNGLLQRDDWDTAIKVPLGIIPAGTGNGMAKSLLDSVGDVYSISNTVFAIIRGHKRSLDVTTVLQGEAKFFSVLMLTWGFVADVDIESEKYRWMGSARLDFYCFLRVMSLRKYHGHVEFVPAPGYQVYGELVKRSESCKDGILEQICGNDGRYLQCGYEGPKISLEDVEWRSIGGPFILVWLNNVPWPCEDMMPAPEAKFSDGYLDVIIIKDCPKSAFMSILLKMKDGSHVKSPYVMYLKVKAFRLEPGQRVGNPARGGIIDSDGEVIARGEGTYECDQQDDLMAYGPPIHMTVDKGLATIYSPR; this is encoded by the exons ATGGGGTACGAAAATGGTTCAGAAATCACTTTGACGGAGTTGATCCGGATTGACGGCGCCCTTACTAAGGCGAGCCTCGATGTGGGCGTTGGCAAGCTCCGATGGCTGAGCGGAGAGAAGCGGTTCCTGGAAGTAGAGTCGGAGGTGCTTGGATTCGAGACTCAGGGAACTAGGATTACGATTAAGGCGTTTGTAGGGGAAACAAAAGGATCATCTTGTGGCAAGAGCAATGGGAAGCGTGCGAGAAGGGATTTTGTGCTGGAGATGCCGACCGAGGAGTGCGCTGTGACTTGGAGTGAGAAGCTACGGAATCTCATCAATTCATTTG GTCGCCCTAGGAGGTTGTATATTCTATTGAACCCATACGGGGGAAAGAAATGTGCCCGTAAAATATTCCACAATGAAGTTAGACCCTTACTTGAAGCTTCTGATATCCTGTACACATTGCAAG AAACAAACTACCAACTTCATGCTCAAGAAATTGCACACAAATTGGAGCTTCTAAAGTATGACGGGATTGTATGTGTAAGTGGAGACGGGGTCCTTGTTGAG GTAGTTAATGGGTTGCTCCAAAGAGATGATTGGGATACTGCAATCAAAGTTCCTCTGGGCATAATTCCAGCAG GTACTGGTAATGGCATGGCAAAATCACTTCTGGATTCAGTTGGTGATGTTTACTCAATATCTAATACTGTATTTGCAATTATAAGGG GGCACAAGCGCTCATTGGATGTTACAACAGTCTTGCAAGGGGAGGCAAAATTTTTTAGTGTCTTGATGCTTACTTGGG GTTTTGTGGCAGATGTTGATATTGAATCAGAGAAGTATAGGTGGATGGGCAGTGCTCGCCTGGACTTTTAT TGTTTTTTGCGTGTGATGAGCTTGAGAAAATACCATGGGCATGTTGAATTTGTACCTGCTCCTGGATATCAAGTTTATGGGGAACTTGTAAAACGAAGTGAATCCTGCAAGGATGGAATCCTTGAACAAATCTGTGGGAATGATGGTAGATATCTGCAATGTGGTTATGAAGGTCCTAAAATTTCTTTGGAGGACGTTGAGTGGAGGTCAATTGGTGGTccttttattttggtttggcTCAATAATGTGCCTTGGCCCTGTGAAGATATGATGCCTGCACCTGAAGCAAAG TTTTCAGATGGTTACTTAGACGTGATCATAATCAAGGATTGTCCAAAGTCAGCATTTATGTCAATTCTGTTGAAGATGAAAGATGGTAGCCATGTGAAGTCTCCTTATGTTATGTATCTCAAG GTGAAGGCGTTTCGGCTAGAACCTGGTCAGCGTGTAGGGAATCCGGCAAGGGGAGGTATAATAGATTCAGATGGTGAGGTTATTGCCAGGGGAGAAGGGACATATGAGTGCGATCAACAAGATGACTTGATGGCCTATGGCCCTCCCATTCATATGACAGTGGACAAGGGTTTGGCCACCATATATTCTCCTAGATGA
- the LOC120277459 gene encoding uncharacterized protein LOC120277459: MAKQRSKKKNKGDGAPMEVSSDKAVDMPQSMDTCEAATSNPALKPSIGKIKKGIPLRRAKNMKKQKTIARAVINSEKSAEKVLKSKNKMSRIQSAKTLYE; this comes from the exons ATGGCGAAGCAGAGgagcaagaagaagaacaagggtGATGGCGCGCCCATGGAGGTCTCCTCTGACAAGGCTGTGGATATGCCTCAAT CGATGGATACATGTGAGGCAGCTACCTCCAATCCAGCTTTAAAGCCATCTATCGG AAAGATAAAGAAGGGAATCCCATTGAGGCGagcaaagaacatgaagaaaCAAAAAACCATTGCTAGAGCTGTCATCAACAGTGAAAAGTCTGCAGAGAAAGTCTTaaagagcaaaaataaaatgtctAGAATTCAATCCGCAAAGACTTTGTACGAGTAG